One Triticum dicoccoides isolate Atlit2015 ecotype Zavitan chromosome 5B, WEW_v2.0, whole genome shotgun sequence genomic window carries:
- the LOC119309425 gene encoding serine/threonine-protein kinase RIPK-like has product MAAQSWNPFSCCVRGAAADDDDYESRRGNKGSPRSPLKNLSSSGTLSPEELSLTLSGSNLHAFTYAELRAATASFSRANYLGCGGFGPVYKGAVDDKLRPGLAAQAVAVKYLDLECGTQGHQEWLAEVFFLGQLRHKNLVKLIGYCYEDEHRMLVYEFMNAGSLEKHLFKSINGSLPWMTRMKIAVGAAKGLAFLHGADPPVIYRDFKASNVLLDSDYNTKLSDFGLAKDGPQGDATHVTTRVMGTHGYAAPEYIMTGHLTAKSDVYSFGVVLLELLSGRQSVDRARRPREQNLVDWARPYLKRSDKLHQVIDSALECQYSCKGAEVAALVAYKCLSQNPKSRPSMREVVKALEPVLDMDDFFPAGPFVLTTVVEDDKVMDMKVETEEKHQSHHQNHQDRHRHKYPESAIHGDIVIHGDNRQVAGFTGALRRQQRTLSYHRERGA; this is encoded by the exons ATGGCTGCGCAATCTTGGAACCCTTTCTCTTGCTGCGTCCGCGGGGCAGCCGCGGACGACGACGACTACGAGTCGCGGAGGGGGAATAAGGGCAGCCCGAGGTCAccgctgaagaacctgagctcgtcgGGGACGCTGTCACCGGAGGAGCTGTCGCTGACGCTGTCCGGCTCGAACCTGCACGCCTTCACATACGCCGAGCTCCGAGCGGCGACGGCGAGCTTCTCGCGCGCCAACTACCTCGGCTGCGGCGGGTTCGGCCCGGTCTACAAGGGCGCCGTCGACGACAAGCTCCGCCCCGGGCTGGCCGCGCAGGCCGTCGCCGTCAAGTACCTCGACCTGGAGTGCGGCACGCAGGGACACCAAGAGTGGCTG GCAGAGGTTTTCTTCCTTGGGCAACTGAGGCACAAGAACCTGGTGAAATTGATCGGCTACTGCTACGAGGACGAGCATCGAATGCTGGTCTACGAGTTCATGAACGCCGGGAGCTTGGAGAAGCACCTCTTCAAAA GTATCAATGGTTCTCTCCCATGGATGACAAGGATGAAGATCGCCGTCGGCGCGGCAAAGGGCCTCGCCTTCCTTCATGGTGCCGACCCGCCGGTGATCTACCGTGACTTCAAAGCCTCCAACGTCTTGCTCGACTCG GACTACAACACTAAATTGTCAGACTTTGGGCTGGCCAAGGATGGGCCTCAAGGTGACGCAACACACGTGACAACACGTGTAATGGGGACACACGGGTATGCAGCACCCGAGTATATCATGACGGGACACTTAACCGCCAAAAGCGACGTCTACAGCTTCGGTGTTGTGCTCTTGGAGCTACTCTCAGGACGACAATCCGTGGACCGTGCACGACGACCAAGGGAACAAAACCTAGTGGACTGGGCTAGACCCTATCTCAAACGGTCGGACAAACTGCACCAGGTGATCGACTCAGCCCTCGAGTGTCAGTACTCGTGCAAGGGTGCTGAAGTGGCTGCGTTGGTGGCATACAAGTGTTTGAGCCAAAACCCCAAGTCCCGACCATCCATGCGTGAGGTCGTCAAGGCATTGGAGCCTGTACTCGACATGGATGACTTTTTTCCAGCGGGACCGTTCGTGCTCACCACCGTTGTTGAGGATGACAAGGTGATGGACATGAAGGTGGAGACTGAGGAGAAGCACCAAAGCCATCACCAGAACCATCAGGATAGGCACCGACATAAGTACCCCGAATCAGCGATCCACGGTGACATTGTGATCCATGGAGACAACAGACAGGTTGCCGGGTTCACCGGTGCATTGCGGCGACAACAGAGGACGTTGAGTTACCACCGGGAAAGAGGGGCTTAA